The following coding sequences lie in one Corynebacterium humireducens NBRC 106098 = DSM 45392 genomic window:
- a CDS encoding DNA-directed RNA polymerase subunit beta yields MLEGPILAVSRQTKSVADIPGTPKRYSFSKNAEPIEVPGLLDLQRESFAWLIGTPEWRARQQEERGPEARVTSGLEDILEELSPIQDYSENMSLSLSAPRFEDVKYSVDECKDKDINYSAPLYVTAEFINNETQEIKSQTVFIGDFPMMTDKGTFIVNGTERVVVSQLVRSPGVYFDQTIDKSTERPLHSVKVIPSRGAWLEFDVDKRDTVGVRIDRKRRQPVTVLLKALGWTTEQIQERFGFSEIMMSTLESDGVANVDEALLEIYRKQRPGEQPTRDLARSLLDNAFFRPKRYDLAKVGRYKVNRKLGLGGDHEGLMTLTEEDIATTLEYLVRLHAGERTMTSPTGEVIPVNTDDIDHFGNRRLRTVGELIQNQVRVGLSRMERVVRERMTTQDAESITPTSLINVRPVSAAIREFFGTSQLSQFMDQNNSLSGLTHKRRLSALGPGGLSRERAGIEVRDVHPSHYGRMCPIETPEGPNIGLIGSLSSYARVNAFGFIETPYLKVVDGKITDEVHYLTADEEDRYAIGQASTERDAEGNITTNRVEVRLKDGDIGVRDPKAVDFIDVSARQMVSVATAMIPFLEHDDANRALMGANMQRQAVPLVRAEAPYVGTGMEKRAAYDAGDMVIAPKAGVVENVSADLITVMDDDGIRDTFLLRKFERTNQGTCYNQTPLVNIGDRVEAGQVLADGPGTHNGEMSLGRNLLVAFMPWEGHNYEDAIILNQSIVEQDILTSIHIEEHEIDARDTKLGAEEITREIPNVSEDVLRDLDERGIVRIGADVRAGDILVGKVTPKGETELTPEERLLRAIFGEKAREVRDTSMKVPHGENGKVIGVRRFAREDDDDLAPGVNEMIRVYVAQKRKIQDGDKLAGRHGNKGVVGRILPPEDMPFLPDGTPVDMILNTHGVPRRMNIGQVLEIHLGWLAAAGWKVDPTDPENAELIKTLPEDLYDVPAGSLTATPVFDGATNDELAGLLRNSRPNRDGEVMVNPDGKAVLIDGRSGEPFPYPVSVGYMYQLKLHHLVDEKIHARSTGPYSMITQQPLGGKAQFGGQRFGEMEVWAMQAYGAAYTLQELLTIKSDDVVGRVKVYEAIVKGENIPDPGIPESFKVLLKELQSLCLNVEVLSADGTPMELSGSDDDELDAAGSSLGINLSHDERSDVDAS; encoded by the coding sequence GTGCTGGAAGGACCCATCTTGGCAGTCTCCCGCCAGACCAAGTCAGTGGCCGATATCCCCGGAACTCCGAAGCGCTACTCGTTCTCCAAGAACGCAGAGCCGATCGAGGTCCCGGGTCTCCTTGACCTGCAGCGTGAATCCTTTGCATGGCTGATCGGTACGCCCGAGTGGCGCGCCCGCCAGCAGGAGGAGCGTGGGCCGGAGGCCCGCGTCACCAGTGGTCTTGAGGACATTCTCGAAGAGCTCAGCCCGATCCAGGACTACTCCGAGAACATGTCCCTCTCCCTGTCCGCCCCGCGATTCGAGGACGTCAAGTACTCCGTCGATGAGTGCAAGGACAAGGACATCAACTACTCCGCCCCGCTCTACGTGACGGCGGAGTTCATCAACAACGAAACCCAGGAGATCAAGTCCCAGACCGTCTTCATCGGCGACTTCCCGATGATGACCGACAAGGGCACGTTCATCGTCAACGGCACCGAGCGTGTCGTGGTCTCCCAGCTGGTCCGCTCCCCGGGCGTCTACTTCGATCAGACGATCGACAAGTCCACCGAGCGTCCGCTGCACTCCGTCAAGGTCATCCCGTCCCGTGGCGCCTGGCTCGAGTTCGACGTCGACAAGCGTGACACCGTCGGCGTTCGCATCGACCGTAAGCGTCGCCAGCCGGTCACCGTCCTGCTCAAGGCACTGGGTTGGACCACCGAGCAGATCCAGGAGCGCTTCGGCTTCTCCGAGATCATGATGTCCACCCTCGAGTCCGACGGTGTGGCCAACGTCGACGAGGCACTGCTCGAGATCTACCGCAAGCAGCGTCCGGGCGAGCAGCCGACCCGCGATCTCGCGCGTTCCCTGCTCGACAACGCCTTCTTCCGCCCGAAGCGCTACGACCTGGCCAAGGTCGGCCGCTACAAGGTCAACCGCAAGCTCGGTCTCGGCGGCGACCACGAGGGCCTGATGACCCTCACCGAGGAGGACATCGCCACCACCCTCGAGTACCTGGTCCGCCTGCACGCCGGCGAGCGCACCATGACCTCCCCGACGGGTGAGGTCATCCCGGTCAACACCGACGACATCGACCACTTCGGCAACCGTCGTCTGCGTACCGTCGGTGAGCTCATCCAGAACCAGGTCCGCGTGGGCCTGTCCCGCATGGAGCGTGTCGTGCGCGAGCGCATGACCACGCAGGACGCCGAGTCGATCACCCCGACCTCGCTGATCAACGTCCGCCCGGTCTCGGCCGCCATCCGTGAGTTCTTCGGCACCTCCCAGCTGTCCCAGTTCATGGACCAGAACAACTCGCTGTCGGGTCTGACCCACAAGCGTCGTCTGTCCGCCCTCGGCCCGGGCGGTCTGTCCCGTGAGCGCGCCGGCATCGAGGTCCGAGACGTGCACCCGTCCCACTACGGACGCATGTGCCCGATCGAGACCCCGGAGGGACCGAACATCGGTCTGATCGGTTCTCTCTCCTCCTACGCACGTGTCAACGCGTTCGGTTTCATCGAGACCCCGTACCTCAAGGTCGTCGACGGCAAGATCACCGACGAGGTCCACTACCTCACCGCCGACGAGGAGGACCGCTACGCCATCGGCCAGGCGTCCACCGAGCGTGACGCCGAGGGCAACATCACCACCAACCGCGTCGAGGTCCGCCTCAAGGACGGCGACATCGGTGTCCGTGACCCCAAGGCCGTGGACTTCATCGACGTCTCCGCACGTCAGATGGTCTCCGTCGCCACCGCGATGATTCCGTTCCTCGAGCACGATGACGCCAACCGTGCCCTCATGGGTGCGAACATGCAGCGTCAGGCCGTGCCGCTGGTCCGCGCCGAGGCCCCCTACGTGGGCACCGGCATGGAGAAGCGTGCCGCCTACGACGCCGGTGACATGGTCATCGCGCCGAAGGCCGGCGTCGTCGAGAATGTCTCCGCCGACCTGATCACGGTCATGGACGACGACGGCATCCGCGACACCTTCCTGCTGCGCAAGTTCGAGCGCACCAACCAGGGCACCTGCTACAACCAGACCCCGCTGGTCAACATCGGCGACCGCGTCGAGGCCGGCCAGGTCCTCGCCGACGGTCCGGGCACCCACAACGGTGAGATGTCCCTCGGCCGCAACCTGCTGGTCGCGTTCATGCCGTGGGAGGGCCACAACTACGAGGATGCGATCATCCTCAACCAGAGCATCGTCGAACAGGACATCCTCACCTCGATCCACATCGAGGAGCACGAGATCGACGCCCGCGACACCAAGCTGGGCGCCGAGGAGATCACCCGTGAGATCCCGAACGTCTCCGAGGACGTCCTGCGCGACCTCGACGAGCGCGGCATCGTCCGCATCGGTGCCGACGTCCGCGCCGGCGACATCCTCGTCGGCAAGGTCACCCCGAAGGGCGAGACCGAGCTGACCCCGGAGGAGCGCCTCCTGCGCGCCATCTTCGGTGAGAAGGCCCGCGAGGTCCGCGACACCTCCATGAAGGTGCCGCACGGTGAGAACGGCAAGGTCATCGGTGTCCGTCGCTTCGCCCGTGAGGACGACGACGATCTGGCACCGGGCGTCAACGAGATGATCCGTGTCTACGTCGCCCAGAAGCGCAAGATCCAGGACGGCGACAAGCTCGCCGGCCGCCACGGCAACAAGGGTGTCGTCGGCAGGATCCTGCCGCCGGAGGACATGCCGTTCCTGCCGGACGGAACCCCGGTCGACATGATCCTCAACACGCACGGTGTCCCGCGTCGTATGAACATCGGCCAGGTCCTCGAGATCCACCTCGGCTGGCTCGCAGCCGCCGGCTGGAAGGTCGACCCGACCGACCCGGAGAACGCCGAGCTGATCAAGACCCTGCCGGAGGACCTCTACGACGTCCCCGCCGGCTCCCTGACCGCCACCCCGGTCTTCGACGGTGCGACCAACGACGAGCTGGCAGGTCTCCTGCGCAACTCGCGTCCGAACCGCGACGGAGAGGTCATGGTCAACCCGGACGGCAAGGCCGTGCTCATCGACGGTCGCTCCGGTGAGCCCTTCCCGTACCCCGTGTCCGTGGGCTACATGTACCAGCTCAAGCTCCACCACCTGGTGGACGAGAAGATCCACGCCCGCTCCACCGGTCCGTACTCCATGATCACCCAGCAGCCGCTCGGCGGTAAGGCCCAGTTCGGTGGCCAGCGCTTCGGTGAGATGGAGGTGTGGGCGATGCAGGCATACGGCGCCGCCTACACCCTGCAGGAGCTGCTGACGATCAAGTCCGATGACGTCGTCGGCCGTGTCAAGGTCTACGAGGCCATCGTCAAGGGCGAGAACATCCCGGACCCGGGCATTCCGGAGTCCTTCAAGGTTCTGCTCAAGGAGCTGCAGTCCCTGTGCCTCAACGTGGAGGTCCTCTCCGCCGACGGCACCCCGATGGAACTGTCCGGCTCCGATGACGACGAGCTCGACGCTGCCGGATCCTCGCTGGGCATCAACCTGTCCCACGACGAGCGTTCCGACGTCGACGCCTCCTAA
- a CDS encoding DUF6508 domain-containing protein produces MREGLAAIVEKLRSHMSSPRGWTPAEEHPPVSEAMDFLRDHGPLAHDWPNWRAGADLYAELTPERVATLDRQTTLLLLTSLAREERFCDGAWDRMFECGKGMWLFERWLELTPAT; encoded by the coding sequence ATGCGCGAAGGACTGGCGGCGATCGTCGAGAAGCTGCGTTCCCACATGAGCTCCCCGCGGGGATGGACCCCGGCGGAGGAGCACCCTCCGGTGAGCGAGGCGATGGACTTCCTCCGGGACCACGGGCCCCTCGCCCACGACTGGCCCAACTGGCGGGCCGGCGCGGACCTCTACGCCGAGCTCACGCCCGAACGGGTGGCCACGCTCGACCGGCAGACCACCCTCCTGCTGCTCACGTCGCTGGCCCGGGAGGAGCGCTTCTGTGACGGCGCCTGGGACCGGATGTTCGAGTGCGGCAAGGGCATGTGGCTCTTCGAGCGCTGGCTCGAACTGACGCCCGCGACCTGA
- the rplJ gene encoding 50S ribosomal protein L10, with product MANAKNTAELAELKAKFEEASSIVLTEYRGLTVAQISELRNALGFDVQYSVAKNTLIKIAAQEQGIEGLDEHLTGPTAVAFIKGEAVDAAKVMKKFADDNKAFIVKGGYMDGNALSADQVKAIAELDNRETTLAKLAGAMKGNLAKAAGLFNAPASQVARLAAALQEKKDA from the coding sequence ATGGCAAACGCGAAGAACACCGCCGAGCTCGCAGAGCTCAAGGCAAAGTTCGAGGAGGCATCCTCCATCGTTCTCACCGAGTACCGCGGCCTGACCGTTGCGCAGATCTCTGAGCTGCGTAACGCTCTGGGCTTCGACGTCCAGTACTCCGTCGCCAAGAACACCCTGATCAAGATCGCTGCCCAGGAACAGGGCATCGAGGGTCTTGACGAGCACCTGACCGGCCCGACCGCCGTCGCCTTCATCAAGGGCGAGGCCGTCGACGCCGCCAAGGTGATGAAGAAGTTCGCCGATGACAACAAGGCGTTCATCGTCAAGGGTGGCTACATGGACGGCAACGCTCTGTCTGCCGACCAGGTCAAGGCCATCGCCGAGCTGGACAACCGCGAGACCACCCTCGCGAAGCTGGCCGGTGCCATGAAGGGCAATCTGGCAAAGGCCGCAGGCCTGTTCAACGCCCCCGCTTCCCAGGTCGCACGCCTCGCAGCTGCGCTCCAGGAGAAGAAGGACGCGTAA
- the rplL gene encoding 50S ribosomal protein L7/L12, producing the protein MAKLTKDELIEAFKEMTLIELSEFVKEFEEVFEVTAAAPVAVAAAGAAGDAGAAAAEEKDEFDVVLEDAGAKKIGVIKAVRELVSGLGLKEAKELVEGAPKAILEGANKEDAEAAKAKLEEAGAKVSLK; encoded by the coding sequence ATGGCTAAGCTCACCAAGGACGAGCTCATTGAGGCCTTCAAGGAGATGACCCTGATCGAGCTCTCCGAGTTCGTCAAGGAGTTCGAGGAGGTCTTCGAGGTCACCGCTGCTGCTCCGGTCGCCGTCGCTGCCGCAGGTGCCGCTGGCGACGCCGGCGCTGCCGCTGCTGAGGAGAAGGACGAGTTCGACGTCGTCCTCGAGGACGCCGGCGCCAAGAAGATCGGCGTGATCAAGGCTGTCCGCGAGCTCGTCTCCGGCCTGGGCCTGAAGGAGGCCAAGGAGCTTGTCGAGGGTGCCCCGAAGGCCATCCTCGAGGGTGCCAACAAGGAGGACGCTGAGGCTGCCAAGGCCAAGCTGGAAGAGGCCGGCGCCAAGGTCTCCCTCAAGTAG
- a CDS encoding DUF3068 domain-containing protein, with amino-acid sequence MLPMSRLLSFLLLGVGVALLVAGLVAPRFLPEDARLPLGLEATTYTLVDDAADTRLMTDPDGRVVTAPVTHQLHMEIQNPSDADTATLRIGETYMRGSQQEELDRLISAEVWSYGIDRTTGAATTPATLTDQLASPVSEVDVDGVWLKFPSDAQQTTYEVFDPQLRETRPAEFVEELEMNGRSVYRYRQEIGPTDLSTLYESPFNVVTLPDFTELHWFHSVTRDLLVDRVSGLVVEIREDIDSWYGAPESEERQQILRFEGRMPQEQIDTLLDEASAVRDPGTSGTIRWVVVGVGGVLTLIGLAGAFGAFGRGRR; translated from the coding sequence ATGCTGCCCATGTCCCGTCTGCTCTCCTTCCTCCTGCTCGGCGTCGGTGTGGCTCTGCTGGTGGCGGGGCTGGTCGCGCCACGATTCCTCCCGGAGGACGCCCGCCTGCCGCTCGGGTTGGAGGCCACCACCTACACGCTTGTCGACGACGCCGCTGACACCCGCCTCATGACTGACCCGGACGGCCGCGTGGTCACCGCCCCGGTGACGCATCAGCTGCACATGGAGATCCAGAACCCCTCCGACGCGGACACCGCCACCTTGCGCATCGGCGAGACCTACATGCGTGGCAGCCAGCAGGAGGAACTGGACCGGCTCATCTCCGCCGAGGTGTGGAGCTACGGCATCGACCGCACCACCGGGGCGGCGACCACGCCGGCCACCCTCACGGACCAGCTCGCCAGCCCGGTGAGCGAGGTGGACGTCGACGGGGTGTGGCTGAAGTTCCCCTCCGACGCGCAGCAGACCACCTACGAGGTCTTCGACCCGCAGCTGCGGGAGACCCGCCCGGCCGAGTTCGTCGAGGAGCTCGAGATGAACGGCCGTTCCGTGTACCGCTACCGGCAGGAGATCGGGCCGACGGACCTGAGCACCCTCTACGAGTCGCCCTTCAACGTGGTCACCCTGCCCGACTTCACCGAGCTCCACTGGTTCCACTCCGTCACCCGCGACCTGCTCGTCGACCGTGTCTCCGGTCTCGTCGTCGAGATCCGCGAGGACATCGACTCCTGGTACGGCGCCCCGGAGAGTGAGGAACGTCAGCAGATCCTGCGCTTCGAGGGCCGCATGCCGCAGGAGCAGATCGACACCCTCCTGGATGAGGCCTCCGCCGTCCGTGATCCCGGCACCTCCGGGACCATCCGCTGGGTGGTTGTCGGCGTCGGTGGTGTGCTCACCCTGATCGGCCTCGCGGGCGCCTTCGGGGCGTTCGGACGGGGACGTCGATAA